One genomic segment of Streptomyces sp. TLI_146 includes these proteins:
- the mctP gene encoding monocarboxylate uptake permease MctP, translated as MTLAAADGVNGVALGVFIFFFLAVTVIGFLAARWRRAENEQSLDEWGLGGRSFGTWVTWFLLGGDLYTAYTFVAVPAAVYAAGAAGFFAVPYTILVYPLIFTFLPRLWSVSHKHGYVTTSDFVRGRFGSKGLSLAVAVTGILATMPYIALQLVGIQAVLDVMGIGGSSNWFVKDLPLLIAFAVLAAYTYSSGLRAPALIAFVKDTLIYIVILVAIIYIPIKLGGFDDIFAAARHKFETPNAAGKPTGALVPPEAGQWTYATLALGSALALFMYPHSITATLSSRSRNVIRRNTTILPLYSLMLGLLALLGFMAIAAGVKVKNGQLAIPQLFEDMFPDWFAGVAFAAIGIGALVPAAIMSIAAANLFTRNIYKDFLKPDATPEQETKVSKLVSLLVKVGALVFVLTMDKTVAINFQLLGGIWILQTFPSLVGGLFTRWFHRWALLAGWAVGMAYGTLAAYGVASPTQKHFGGSSKEIPGIGEIGYIGLTAFLLNVAVTVVLTVVLRALKAPDGVDETSPEDYTADAGDPGVQTELPPATAGSTH; from the coding sequence GTGACTCTCGCAGCCGCCGACGGGGTGAACGGCGTCGCGCTCGGCGTCTTCATCTTCTTCTTCCTGGCCGTCACGGTCATCGGCTTCCTGGCCGCCCGCTGGCGCCGCGCCGAGAACGAGCAGAGCCTGGACGAATGGGGCCTGGGCGGGCGCTCGTTCGGCACCTGGGTCACCTGGTTCCTGCTCGGCGGCGACCTCTACACCGCGTACACGTTCGTCGCGGTTCCGGCGGCGGTGTACGCGGCGGGCGCGGCCGGTTTCTTCGCGGTGCCGTACACGATCCTGGTCTACCCGCTGATCTTCACGTTCCTCCCCCGGCTCTGGTCGGTCTCGCACAAGCACGGCTATGTGACGACGTCCGACTTCGTGCGCGGCCGGTTCGGCTCCAAGGGCCTCTCGCTCGCGGTCGCGGTCACCGGCATCCTCGCCACGATGCCGTACATCGCGCTCCAGCTGGTCGGCATCCAGGCGGTGCTGGACGTGATGGGCATCGGCGGGTCCAGCAACTGGTTCGTCAAGGACCTGCCGCTGCTGATCGCGTTCGCGGTGCTCGCCGCGTACACCTACTCCTCGGGTCTGCGCGCCCCCGCACTGATCGCGTTCGTGAAGGACACGCTGATCTACATCGTCATCCTGGTGGCGATCATCTACATCCCGATCAAGCTCGGCGGCTTCGACGACATCTTCGCGGCGGCCCGGCACAAGTTCGAGACGCCCAACGCGGCCGGGAAGCCCACGGGCGCGCTCGTGCCCCCCGAGGCGGGGCAGTGGACGTACGCGACGCTCGCCCTCGGCTCGGCGCTGGCGCTCTTCATGTACCCGCACTCGATCACGGCGACCCTCTCCTCCCGCAGCCGCAACGTCATCCGCCGCAACACCACGATCCTGCCGCTGTACTCGCTGATGCTGGGCCTGCTCGCGCTGCTCGGCTTCATGGCGATCGCGGCCGGGGTCAAGGTCAAGAACGGCCAGCTGGCGATCCCGCAGCTGTTCGAGGACATGTTCCCGGACTGGTTCGCGGGCGTGGCGTTCGCCGCCATCGGCATCGGCGCGCTCGTCCCGGCGGCGATCATGTCGATCGCGGCCGCGAACCTTTTCACCCGCAACATCTACAAGGACTTCCTCAAGCCGGACGCCACGCCGGAGCAGGAGACCAAGGTCTCCAAGCTGGTCTCGCTGCTGGTGAAGGTGGGCGCGCTGGTCTTCGTCCTGACGATGGACAAGACGGTCGCGATCAACTTCCAGCTGCTCGGCGGCATCTGGATCCTGCAGACCTTCCCGTCCCTGGTGGGCGGTCTCTTCACCCGCTGGTTCCACCGCTGGGCGCTGCTGGCGGGCTGGGCGGTGGGCATGGCGTACGGCACGCTCGCCGCGTACGGGGTCGCCTCGCCCACCCAGAAGCACTTCGGCGGCAGCTCCAAGGAGATCCCCGGCATCGGTGAGATCGGCTACATCGGCCTCACCGCGTTCCTCCTGAACGTCGCGGTCACCGTCGTCCTCACGGTCGTCCTGCGGGCCCTGAAGGCCCCCGACGGCGTCGACGAGACGTCCCCGGAGGACTACACGGCGGACGCGGGCGACCCGGGCGTACAGACGGAACTGCCCCCGGCGACGGCGGGCTCGACGCACTGA
- a CDS encoding ribonucleoside-diphosphate reductase subunit alpha: MTIAPADPASAIAEEPADAPGTALLRTLTDLTADLPDTDPGRVAAAALRGRNARSDEAELRGLATEAAAGLISEDPAYSRLAARLLTLTIAEEAATQGSVSFSESVEVGHREGLIADRTADFVRLHAARLDALVADSLAAGADDRFGYFGLRTLYSRYLLRHPITRQVIETPQHFMLRVAAGLAEDDSVRALDEVASLYGLMSRLDYLPSSPTLFNSGTRHPQMSSCYLLDSPQDELDSIYDRYHQVARLSKHAGGIGLSYSRIRSRGSLIRGTNGHSNGIVPFLKTLDASVAAVNQGGRRKGAAAVYLETWHSDIEEFLELRDNTGEDARRTHNLNLAHWIPDEFMRRVDADGSWSLFSPADVPELVDLWGDEFDAAYRKAEAAGLAQKTIPARDLYGRMMRTLAQTGNGWMTFKDASNRTANQTAEPGHTVHSSNLCTEILEVTDDGETAVCNLGSVNLGAFVLASGEIDWERLDSTVRTAVTFLDRVVDINFYPTEQAGRSNAKWRPVGLGAMGLQDVFFKLRLPFDSPEAKALSTKLAERIMLTAYEASCDLAERSGPLPAWDKTRAARGVLHPDHYDVELNWPERWAALRERIASVGMRNSLLLAIAPTATIASIAGVYECIEPQVSNLFKRETLSGEFLQVNGYLVEDLKKLGVWDAQSREALREASGSVQDFSWIPADVRALYRTAWEIPQRGLIDMAAARTPFLDQSQSLNLFLETPTIGKLSSMYAYAWKQGLKTTYYLRSRPATRIARAAQATAPIPVQQAAPDADAIACSLENPESCEACQ; the protein is encoded by the coding sequence GTGACCATCGCCCCTGCGGATCCCGCCTCAGCGATCGCCGAAGAGCCGGCCGATGCCCCCGGGACCGCGCTGCTGCGGACCCTGACCGACCTCACCGCCGATCTGCCGGACACCGACCCCGGCCGTGTCGCCGCCGCCGCGCTGCGCGGCCGCAACGCGCGCTCGGACGAGGCGGAGCTGCGGGGGCTCGCCACCGAGGCCGCCGCCGGTCTGATCTCCGAGGACCCGGCGTACTCCCGCCTCGCCGCCCGGCTGCTGACGCTCACGATCGCCGAGGAGGCCGCGACCCAGGGCTCGGTCTCGTTCTCCGAGTCGGTCGAGGTCGGCCACCGCGAGGGCCTGATCGCGGACCGCACCGCCGACTTCGTACGGCTGCACGCGGCCCGCCTCGACGCGCTGGTGGCGGACTCCCTCGCGGCCGGCGCCGACGACCGCTTCGGCTACTTCGGCCTGCGCACGCTCTACTCGCGCTACCTGCTGCGGCACCCGATCACCCGCCAGGTCATCGAGACCCCGCAGCACTTCATGCTCCGGGTCGCGGCGGGCCTGGCCGAGGACGACTCGGTGCGCGCGCTCGACGAGGTCGCCTCGCTGTACGGCCTGATGAGCCGGCTGGACTACCTGCCGTCCTCCCCCACGCTCTTCAACTCCGGCACCCGCCATCCGCAGATGTCCAGCTGCTACCTGCTGGACTCCCCGCAGGACGAGCTGGACTCGATCTACGACCGCTACCACCAGGTGGCGCGCCTGTCCAAGCACGCGGGCGGCATCGGCCTCTCGTACTCCCGCATCCGCTCGCGCGGCTCGCTCATCCGGGGCACCAACGGCCACTCCAACGGCATCGTCCCGTTCCTGAAGACGCTGGACGCCTCGGTCGCGGCCGTCAACCAGGGCGGGCGGCGCAAGGGCGCGGCGGCGGTCTACCTGGAGACCTGGCACTCCGACATCGAGGAGTTCCTGGAGCTGCGCGACAACACCGGTGAGGACGCCCGGCGTACGCACAACCTGAACCTGGCGCACTGGATCCCGGACGAGTTCATGCGCCGCGTGGACGCGGACGGCAGCTGGTCGCTGTTCTCCCCCGCCGACGTGCCCGAGCTGGTCGACCTGTGGGGCGACGAGTTCGACGCCGCCTACCGCAAGGCCGAGGCGGCCGGTCTGGCCCAGAAGACGATCCCGGCGCGGGACCTGTACGGCCGGATGATGCGCACCCTGGCGCAGACCGGCAACGGCTGGATGACCTTCAAGGACGCCTCCAACCGCACCGCCAACCAGACGGCGGAGCCCGGCCACACCGTCCACTCCTCGAATCTCTGCACGGAGATCCTGGAGGTCACGGACGACGGCGAGACGGCCGTCTGCAACCTCGGCTCGGTCAACCTCGGCGCCTTCGTCCTCGCCTCGGGCGAGATCGACTGGGAGCGCCTGGACTCGACCGTCCGCACCGCCGTGACGTTCCTGGACCGGGTCGTCGACATCAACTTCTACCCGACCGAGCAGGCCGGCCGCTCCAACGCCAAGTGGCGTCCGGTGGGCCTGGGCGCGATGGGCCTCCAGGACGTCTTCTTCAAGCTGCGCCTGCCCTTCGACTCCCCCGAGGCGAAGGCCCTGTCGACCAAGCTGGCCGAGCGCATCATGCTCACGGCGTACGAGGCGTCCTGCGACCTCGCCGAGCGCTCGGGCCCGCTGCCCGCGTGGGACAAGACCCGTGCCGCGCGCGGTGTGCTGCACCCCGACCACTACGACGTCGAGCTGAACTGGCCGGAGCGCTGGGCGGCGCTGCGCGAGCGGATCGCCTCGGTGGGCATGCGCAACTCGCTGCTGCTCGCGATCGCCCCGACCGCGACCATCGCCTCCATCGCCGGTGTCTACGAGTGCATCGAGCCGCAGGTCTCCAACCTGTTCAAGCGCGAGACGCTGTCGGGTGAGTTCCTCCAGGTCAACGGCTACCTGGTGGAGGACCTGAAGAAGCTCGGCGTGTGGGACGCGCAGTCCCGCGAGGCGCTGCGCGAGGCCAGCGGCTCGGTCCAGGACTTCAGCTGGATCCCCGCCGACGTGCGGGCGCTCTACCGCACGGCGTGGGAGATCCCGCAGCGCGGCCTGATCGACATGGCGGCGGCCCGCACCCCCTTCCTTGACCAGTCGCAGTCGCTGAACCTGTTCCTGGAGACGCCCACCATCGGCAAGCTGTCGTCGATGTACGCGTACGCCTGGAAGCAGGGTCTGAAGACGACGTACTACCTGCGTTCGCGCCCGGCGACCCGGATCGCCCGCGCCGCCCAGGCCACCGCCCCGATCCCCGTCCAGCAGGCGGCCCCCGACGCCGACGCGATCGCCTGCTCCCTTGAGAACCCCGAGTCCTGCGAGGCCTGCCAGTAA
- a CDS encoding carbohydrate ABC transporter permease: MSAAETTTAKVPPARRDPRPGGESGKPPKGPGRKRSAGQAAVPWALLAPCLLALALVLGYPLVRLVTLSFQKFGQPQLWGFKDPESVGFDNFTNVLSDSEFWTVVVRTVLFAFTAVVLTMVLGMLIALLLQRVSGWVKTLVNIALVASWGMPIVVAITIFKWMFDSDFGVLNWLLSQLPGVDMIGHNWFASGTQGLAVIMLLVVWGAVPFVVITLSAGLTQVPKELEEAARLDGAGAWGVFRHVTLPILKPIIVMLATLSVIWDMGVFPQVFVMRGNHPEPEFQLLTTYSYDKAFVVNDYSQGSAIALLTVLLLLGVIAVYMRQMLKIGDVE; the protein is encoded by the coding sequence ATGAGTGCCGCAGAGACAACCACCGCCAAGGTGCCGCCGGCGCGGCGCGACCCACGACCGGGTGGGGAATCCGGGAAGCCCCCGAAGGGGCCGGGCAGAAAGCGCAGTGCGGGACAGGCGGCGGTGCCCTGGGCGCTGCTCGCCCCCTGCCTCCTGGCGCTCGCCCTCGTACTGGGCTATCCGCTGGTACGCCTGGTCACCCTGTCCTTCCAGAAGTTCGGCCAGCCGCAGCTCTGGGGGTTCAAGGACCCGGAGTCGGTCGGCTTCGACAACTTCACCAACGTCCTGAGCGACAGCGAGTTCTGGACCGTCGTCGTCCGTACGGTCCTGTTCGCCTTCACCGCGGTCGTGCTGACCATGGTTCTGGGCATGCTGATCGCCCTGCTGCTCCAGCGGGTCTCCGGCTGGGTGAAGACCCTGGTCAACATCGCTCTGGTGGCGAGCTGGGGCATGCCGATCGTCGTCGCCATCACCATCTTCAAGTGGATGTTCGACAGTGACTTCGGCGTACTGAACTGGCTGCTCAGCCAGTTGCCGGGGGTCGACATGATCGGCCACAACTGGTTCGCCAGCGGCACCCAGGGCCTCGCCGTGATCATGCTGCTCGTCGTCTGGGGCGCGGTGCCGTTCGTCGTCATCACGCTGAGCGCGGGCCTGACCCAGGTCCCCAAGGAGCTCGAAGAGGCCGCCCGGCTCGACGGCGCCGGCGCCTGGGGCGTCTTCCGCCACGTCACCCTGCCGATCCTCAAGCCGATCATCGTGATGCTGGCGACCCTCTCGGTCATCTGGGACATGGGTGTCTTCCCGCAGGTCTTCGTGATGCGCGGCAACCACCCCGAGCCCGAGTTCCAGCTCCTCACCACGTACTCGTACGACAAGGCGTTCGTGGTCAACGACTACTCGCAGGGCTCCGCGATCGCGCTGCTCACCGTGCTCCTGCTGCTCGGTGTGATCGCCGTGTACATGCGCCAGATGCTGAAGATCGGGGACGTCGAGTGA
- a CDS encoding DUF3311 domain-containing protein — protein MPESTQERRPVITPARVVIALCLIAPFVAMLWVGSYAKTDPALAGIPFFYWYQMLWVVISTALTMLAYKLWQHDQQGRKAGEGK, from the coding sequence ATGCCGGAATCAACGCAAGAGCGGAGACCGGTGATCACGCCCGCGCGCGTGGTCATCGCCCTCTGCCTGATCGCGCCCTTCGTGGCGATGCTCTGGGTCGGTTCGTACGCGAAGACCGACCCGGCCCTCGCCGGGATCCCGTTCTTCTACTGGTACCAGATGCTCTGGGTGGTCATCTCGACCGCGCTCACCATGCTCGCGTACAAGCTGTGGCAGCACGACCAGCAGGGCCGCAAGGCGGGTGAGGGCAAGTGA
- a CDS encoding extracellular solute-binding protein — MKRKLIAAIGVAGMLVSIAACGDDDKKDDGAKGGDAKSLTVWLTVDAQKNWPDLVKAADDAIVAKHPGLKISHEYYGWPDKNAKLDAVLATDKAPDVVEMGNTEMLAYSVKGAFAEIDPSKFDNSSAWLDGLKASVTYDGKTYGVPYYAGGRVATWRKDIAAEAGVSAAPKTYTELTADLDKIQEKKGDKFSAWYQPSRDWYAAMSYVYDADGSIAKEDGGKFKANLSSPESLKGLNEYKNILGKYMHGDKTKDESDRPIVYGQGKSALIFGAGWEGGTAATPENDKVGKLADKIENFVMPGPSGKAMPVFLGGSDLAVPVKSKAQALAAEWINAFTGTQGQKGLIAKQNLPNNKTALAPLKSDPKTAVPATAAESSWFVPMAPGWGQVEKAKVLQDMLQAIGTGKKSVEQAAKDADAAIDKVINTK, encoded by the coding sequence GTGAAGCGCAAGCTCATCGCGGCGATCGGCGTCGCGGGCATGTTGGTCAGCATCGCGGCGTGCGGCGACGACGACAAGAAGGACGACGGTGCCAAGGGCGGCGACGCCAAGTCGCTGACCGTCTGGCTGACGGTCGACGCGCAGAAGAACTGGCCGGACCTGGTGAAGGCGGCCGACGACGCCATCGTCGCCAAGCACCCGGGTCTGAAGATCAGCCACGAGTACTACGGCTGGCCGGACAAGAACGCCAAGCTCGACGCGGTGCTCGCCACCGACAAGGCCCCCGACGTGGTCGAGATGGGCAACACCGAGATGCTCGCCTACTCGGTCAAGGGCGCCTTCGCCGAGATCGACCCGTCGAAGTTCGACAACTCCTCCGCCTGGCTCGACGGCCTCAAGGCCTCCGTCACGTACGACGGCAAGACCTACGGCGTCCCCTACTACGCCGGTGGCCGCGTGGCGACCTGGCGCAAGGACATCGCCGCCGAGGCGGGCGTGAGCGCCGCCCCGAAGACGTACACCGAGCTGACCGCCGACCTGGACAAGATCCAGGAGAAGAAGGGCGACAAGTTCAGCGCCTGGTACCAGCCGTCCCGCGACTGGTACGCGGCCATGTCGTACGTGTACGACGCCGACGGCTCCATCGCCAAGGAGGACGGCGGCAAGTTCAAGGCGAACCTGTCCTCGCCGGAGTCCCTCAAGGGGCTGAACGAGTACAAGAACATCCTCGGCAAGTACATGCACGGCGACAAGACGAAGGACGAGTCCGACCGTCCGATCGTCTACGGCCAGGGCAAGTCCGCGCTGATCTTCGGCGCCGGCTGGGAGGGCGGCACCGCCGCGACCCCGGAGAACGACAAGGTCGGCAAGCTCGCCGACAAGATCGAGAACTTTGTGATGCCCGGCCCGTCCGGCAAGGCCATGCCGGTCTTCCTCGGCGGCTCCGACCTGGCCGTCCCGGTCAAGTCCAAGGCGCAGGCGCTCGCGGCCGAGTGGATCAACGCGTTCACCGGCACCCAGGGCCAGAAGGGCCTGATCGCCAAGCAGAACCTGCCCAACAACAAGACGGCCCTCGCGCCGCTGAAGTCGGACCCGAAGACGGCCGTCCCGGCCACCGCGGCCGAGTCCAGCTGGTTCGTGCCCATGGCGCCGGGCTGGGGCCAGGTCGAGAAGGCCAAGGTCCTCCAGGACATGCTGCAGGCCATCGGCACCGGCAAGAAGTCGGTCGAGCAGGCGGCGAAGGACGCGGACGCCGCGATCGACAAGGTCATCAACACCAAGTGA
- a CDS encoding carbohydrate ABC transporter permease → MATSTPALARPRKKKSKLGWNLLGLLVFATAGFPVYWMLNTALKPSKDAIDPSPHFFPRSFTLENFRRALDIGDFWGSIGRSLIVSVVVVVIGIAVGLLAALAISRFAFRGRKIVIIGILAVQMVPLVAMIIPVFLLLNDLGQYDKLSGLVLTYLTFILPFTVWTLRGFIVNVPKELEEAAMVDGCSRTGAFMRVVFPLLAPGMVATSVYGFIQAWNEYLYALMLMSQNHQTATVWLSNFTTQHGTEFAPMMAGSTMMAVPIVALFLLVQRKMAAGLTAGAVKG, encoded by the coding sequence ATGGCTACCTCGACCCCGGCGCTCGCGCGCCCCCGCAAGAAGAAGTCCAAGCTCGGCTGGAACCTCCTCGGCCTGCTGGTCTTCGCCACCGCGGGCTTCCCGGTCTACTGGATGCTCAACACGGCGCTCAAGCCGTCCAAGGACGCGATCGACCCGAGCCCGCACTTCTTCCCCCGGTCCTTCACCCTGGAGAACTTCCGCCGGGCGCTGGACATCGGTGACTTCTGGGGCTCGATCGGCCGCTCGCTGATCGTCTCCGTCGTCGTGGTGGTGATCGGCATCGCGGTCGGCCTGCTCGCCGCGCTCGCCATCTCGCGGTTCGCCTTCCGCGGCCGCAAGATCGTGATCATCGGCATCCTGGCGGTCCAGATGGTCCCGCTGGTCGCGATGATCATCCCGGTCTTCCTGCTCCTCAACGACCTCGGCCAGTACGACAAGTTGTCCGGCCTGGTCCTCACCTACCTCACCTTCATCCTCCCCTTCACGGTCTGGACGCTGCGCGGCTTCATCGTCAACGTCCCCAAGGAGCTGGAGGAGGCGGCGATGGTCGACGGGTGCAGCCGCACCGGCGCCTTCATGCGCGTGGTCTTCCCGCTGCTGGCCCCGGGCATGGTGGCCACCTCGGTCTACGGCTTCATCCAGGCCTGGAACGAATACCTCTACGCCCTCATGCTGATGAGCCAGAACCATCAGACCGCCACCGTGTGGCTGTCCAACTTCACCACCCAGCACGGCACCGAGTTCGCCCCCATGATGGCCGGCTCCACCATGATGGCCGTCCCCATCGTGGCTCTGTTCCTCCTCGTCCAGCGCAAGATGGCCGCGGGTCTGACGGCCGGCGCAGTGAAGGGATAA
- a CDS encoding ribonucleotide-diphosphate reductase subunit beta encodes MSSTDKNLLDPGFELTLRPMRYPDFYERYRDAIKNTWTVEEVDLHSDVADLAKLSPGEQHMIGRLVAFFATGDSIVANNLVLTLYKHINSPEARLYLSRQLFEEAVHVQFYLTLLDTYLPDPDDRAAAFDAVENIPSIREKAQFCFKWINEVEKLERLETQADRRRFLLNLICFAACIEGLFFYGAFAYVYWFRSRGLLHGLATGTNWVFRDETMHMNFAFEVVDTVRKEEPELFDDLLQQQVTDMIKEAVEAELQFGRDLCGEGLPGMNTESMREYLQCVADQRLQRLGFAPVYGSSNPFSFMELQGVQELTNFFERRPSAYQVAVEGSVGFDEEF; translated from the coding sequence ATGAGCTCCACCGACAAGAACCTGCTCGACCCGGGCTTCGAACTGACCCTGCGTCCGATGCGCTACCCGGACTTCTACGAGCGCTACCGCGACGCCATCAAGAACACCTGGACGGTGGAGGAGGTCGACCTCCACTCCGACGTCGCCGACCTCGCCAAGCTGTCGCCGGGCGAGCAGCACATGATCGGCCGTCTGGTCGCGTTCTTCGCGACCGGCGACTCGATCGTGGCGAACAACCTGGTGCTGACGCTGTACAAGCACATCAACTCCCCCGAGGCGCGGCTCTACCTGAGCCGTCAGCTCTTCGAGGAGGCCGTGCACGTCCAGTTCTATCTGACGCTGCTCGACACCTATCTGCCCGACCCGGACGACCGCGCGGCGGCCTTCGACGCGGTGGAGAACATCCCCTCGATCCGCGAGAAGGCGCAGTTCTGCTTCAAGTGGATCAACGAGGTCGAGAAGCTTGAGCGCCTGGAGACGCAGGCCGACCGCCGCCGCTTCCTGCTCAACCTGATCTGCTTCGCGGCCTGCATCGAGGGCCTGTTCTTCTACGGCGCCTTCGCGTACGTGTACTGGTTCCGCAGCCGCGGCCTGCTGCACGGTCTCGCGACCGGCACCAACTGGGTGTTCCGCGACGAGACGATGCACATGAACTTCGCCTTCGAGGTCGTGGACACCGTCCGCAAGGAGGAGCCGGAGCTCTTCGACGACCTGCTCCAGCAGCAGGTCACCGACATGATCAAGGAAGCGGTGGAGGCCGAGCTCCAGTTCGGCCGCGACCTGTGCGGCGAGGGCCTGCCGGGCATGAACACCGAGTCGATGCGCGAGTACCTCCAGTGCGTCGCCGACCAGCGCCTGCAGCGCCTCGGCTTCGCCCCGGTGTACGGCTCGTCGAACCCGTTCTCCTTCATGGAGCTGCAGGGCGTCCAGGAGCTCACGAACTTCTTCGAGCGCCGCCCGTCCGCGTACCAGGTCGCGGTCGAGGGCTCGGTGGGCTTCGACGAGGAGTTCTAG
- a CDS encoding glycoside hydrolase family 3 protein has product MTTIARSTDTLTRDALTVLQPGFVGTTAPDWLLRRIGEGLTSVGLFGRNIATADQLASLTAQLRSERDDVLVAIDEEGGDVTRLEVRTGSSFPGNLALGSVDDTDLTRAVAHELGRRLAACGVDLNWAPSADVNSNPDNPVIGVRSFGADPQLVARHTAAYIEGLQSAGVAACTKHFPGHGDTAVDSHHALPRIDVDLDTLHARELVPFRAAIAAGSKSVMSAHILLPALDPTRPATLSPRVLTGLLREELGYDGLIVTDAVEMQAIASTYGIERGSVLAIAAGADALCVGGGLADEDTVLRLRDALVAAVRAGELPESRLADAAARVRALASWTRQARGSGVAGPGAAEGAAPGSDIGLVAARRALRVTGSAAPLSSPPYVASFTPVANIAVGDETPWGVGAELSALLPGTVTGTYGPAADPAAVLAAAGPRRIVAVVRDEHRHPWMSSALDALLAARPDTVVIEMGVPQAAARGSAHLATHGAARVCGRAAAEALTPTPPLP; this is encoded by the coding sequence ATGACGACGATCGCACGCAGCACCGACACACTCACGCGCGACGCCCTGACCGTCCTTCAGCCCGGTTTCGTCGGCACCACCGCCCCCGACTGGCTGCTGCGCCGGATCGGTGAAGGCCTCACCTCGGTGGGCCTGTTCGGCCGCAACATCGCCACGGCGGACCAACTGGCCTCGCTGACCGCCCAGTTGCGGTCCGAGCGGGACGACGTCCTGGTGGCCATCGACGAGGAGGGCGGGGACGTCACCCGTCTGGAGGTCCGTACGGGCTCGTCCTTCCCGGGCAACCTGGCGCTGGGTTCGGTGGACGACACGGACCTGACCCGGGCGGTGGCGCACGAGCTGGGCCGCCGCCTGGCGGCCTGCGGGGTGGACCTGAACTGGGCCCCGTCGGCGGATGTGAACTCCAACCCGGACAACCCGGTCATCGGTGTACGGTCCTTCGGCGCCGACCCGCAGCTCGTGGCGCGGCACACCGCCGCGTACATCGAGGGCTTGCAGTCCGCCGGGGTCGCCGCCTGCACCAAGCACTTCCCGGGCCACGGCGACACGGCGGTCGACTCGCACCACGCGCTGCCGCGCATCGACGTGGACCTCGACACGCTGCACGCCCGTGAACTGGTGCCCTTCCGCGCCGCGATCGCCGCGGGCTCCAAGTCGGTCATGAGCGCGCACATCCTGCTGCCCGCGCTCGACCCGACCCGCCCGGCGACGCTGAGCCCGCGCGTCCTGACCGGACTGCTGCGCGAGGAACTCGGCTACGACGGGCTGATCGTCACCGACGCCGTGGAGATGCAGGCCATCGCCTCGACGTACGGGATCGAGCGCGGCTCGGTCCTCGCGATCGCGGCCGGGGCGGACGCGCTGTGCGTCGGCGGCGGGCTCGCGGACGAGGACACCGTGCTGCGGCTGCGGGACGCGCTGGTCGCGGCGGTACGGGCCGGGGAACTGCCCGAGTCGCGCCTCGCCGACGCGGCGGCCCGGGTGCGCGCGCTGGCGTCCTGGACGCGGCAGGCCAGGGGGAGCGGTGTGGCGGGGCCGGGCGCGGCGGAGGGGGCCGCGCCGGGTTCCGACATCGGCCTGGTGGCGGCGCGGCGGGCCCTGCGGGTGACGGGTTCGGCGGCGCCTCTTTCGTCCCCGCCGTACGTGGCGTCCTTCACCCCCGTGGCGAACATCGCGGTCGGGGACGAGACGCCGTGGGGGGTGGGGGCCGAGCTGTCGGCGCTGCTGCCGGGGACGGTGACGGGCACGTACGGTCCGGCGGCGGATCCTGCCGCGGTCCTGGCCGCGGCCGGGCCCCGCCGGATCGTCGCGGTGGTCCGCGACGAGCACCGCCATCCGTGGATGTCGTCGGCGCTGGACGCGCTGCTCGCGGCGCGGCCGGACACGGTGGTGATCGAGATGGGGGTGCCGCAGGCCGCGGCGCGGGGTTCTGCGCACCTCGCCACGCACGGGGCGGCGAGGGTCTGCGGCCGGGCGGCCGCGGAGGCCTTGACCCCCACCCCGCCCCTTCCCTAA
- a CDS encoding GntR family transcriptional regulator — protein MATDGSGTETEAGPGARTARVPKYYRLKKHLLDMTETLPPGTPVPPERTLAAEFDTSRTTVRQALQELVVEGRLERIQGKGTFVAKPKVSQALQLTSYTEDMRAQGLEPTSQLLDIGYVTADDTLAGLLDIAAGGRVLRIERLRLASGEPMAIETTHLSAKRFPALRRSLVKYTSLYTALAEVYGVRLAEAEETIETSLATPREAGLLGTDVGLPMLMLSRHSLDGNGEPVEWVRSVYRGDRYKFVARLKRPTD, from the coding sequence ATGGCCACCGACGGGAGCGGTACGGAGACAGAGGCGGGCCCCGGCGCCCGTACCGCTCGCGTGCCCAAGTACTACCGCCTCAAGAAGCATCTCCTCGACATGACGGAGACCCTTCCGCCGGGCACCCCGGTGCCGCCCGAGCGCACCCTGGCCGCCGAGTTCGACACCTCCCGCACCACCGTGCGCCAGGCCCTCCAGGAGCTGGTGGTCGAGGGGCGCCTGGAGCGCATCCAGGGCAAGGGCACGTTCGTCGCCAAGCCCAAGGTCTCCCAGGCGCTGCAACTCACCTCGTACACCGAGGACATGCGCGCCCAGGGCCTGGAGCCGACCTCCCAGCTCCTGGACATCGGCTACGTCACCGCCGACGACACGCTGGCGGGGCTGCTCGACATCGCGGCGGGCGGCAGGGTGCTGCGCATCGAGCGGCTGCGGCTGGCCAGCGGCGAGCCGATGGCGATCGAGACGACCCATCTGTCGGCCAAGCGCTTCCCCGCGCTGCGCCGCTCGCTGGTCAAGTACACCTCCCTCTACACCGCCCTCGCGGAGGTGTACGGGGTGCGGCTCGCCGAGGCCGAGGAGACGATCGAGACGTCGCTCGCCACCCCGCGCGAGGCCGGCCTGCTCGGCACGGACGTGGGCCTGCCAATGCTGATGCTCTCCCGCCACTCACTGGACGGGAACGGCGAACCGGTGGAGTGGGTGCGCTCGGTGTACCGGGGCGACCGCTACAAGTTCGTCGCGCGGCTGAAGCGGCCGACAGACTGA